From Triticum urartu cultivar G1812 chromosome 2, Tu2.1, whole genome shotgun sequence, a single genomic window includes:
- the LOC125538654 gene encoding lipoyl synthase, mitochondrial-like: MHGRRHLAASLARTLSQAPSRSISSTPSLLQTLDPTPQSPPLAAPAAGRLAEMRRRLQAETPSLGDFAYSVEVGTRKKPLPKPKWMKETIPGGAKYAAIKAKLRELKLHTVCEEARCPNLGECWSGGETGTATATIMILGDTCTRGCR, from the coding sequence ATGCACGGCCGCCGCCATCTGGCGGCCTCCCTGGCGAGAACCCTGTCCCAGGCCCCCTCCCGCTCCATCTCCTCCACCCCGTCCCTCCTCCAAACCCTTGACCCGACCCCGCAGTCCCCTCCCCTCGCCGCGCCCGCGGCGGGGCGGCTCGCGGAGATGCGGAGGCGGCTGCAGGCGGAGACGCCGTCACTGGGGGACTTCGCGTACTCGGTGGAGGTGGGGACGCGGAAGAAGCCGCTGCCCAAGCCCAAGTGGATGAAGGAGACGATCCCCGGCGGGGCCAAGTACGCGGCCATCAAGGCCAAGCTGCGGGAGCTGAAGCTGCACACCGTCTGCGAGGAGGCGCGCTGCCCCAACCTCGGCGAGTGCTGGTCGGGCGGCGAGACCGGCACCGCCACTGCCACCATCATGATCCTCGGTGACACCTGCACGCGCGGATGCAGGTAA